The following coding sequences are from one Hippopotamus amphibius kiboko isolate mHipAmp2 chromosome 9, mHipAmp2.hap2, whole genome shotgun sequence window:
- the SLC35F2 gene encoding solute carrier family 35 member F2 isoform X1 translates to MEAASPAGPGGPQPHAPGVVGASFSLLRRIRGKLFTWDILKTVALGQMLSLCICGTAVTSQYLAARYKVNTPMLQSFINYCLLFLIYTVMLAFQSGSDNLFYILKKKWWKYILLGLADVEANYLIVRAYQYTTLTSVQLLDCFGIPVLMALSWFILYARYRVVHFIAVAVCLLGVGTMVGADILAGREDNSGSNVLIGDILVLLGASLYAVSNVCEEYIVKKLSRQEFLGMVGLFGTIISGIQLLIVEYKDIASIQWDWKVALLFVAFALCMFCLYSFMPLVIKVTSATSVNLGILTADLYSLFFGLFLFGYKILDPKIKPSHLLDKNFFGHSLQANSIFQDSTSCPSLSSWWGSFCTAPPRRAQQSWLKAACHQSPALESTTWD, encoded by the exons GGATATTCTGAAGACAGTTGCCCTGGGCCAGATGCTGTCCTTGTGTATATGTGGCACAGCTGTCACCAGCCAGTATCTGGCAGCAAGATACAAAGTGAATACCCCCATGCTTCAGAGCTTTATCAACTACTGCTTACTGTTTCTAATTTATACAGTGATGCTGGCATTTCAATCAG GTAGTGATAACCTTTTCTACATCTTAAAGAAGAAATGGTGGAAGTACATCCTGCTTGGACTAGCAGATGTAGAAGCTAATTACCTGATTGTCAGAGCATACCAGTACACAACTCTAACCAGTGTCCAG CTTTTGGATTGCTTTGGGATTCCTGTGTTGATGGCCCTCTCGTGGTTTATTCTTTATGCGAGATACAGAGTGGTCCACTTCATCGCCGTGGCTGTCTGTCTGTTGGGCGTAGGAACCATGGTTGGTGCAGACATCTTAGCAGGGAGGGAAGACAATTCAG GTAGTAATGTACTGATTGGTGACATCTTGGTCCTTCTTGGGGCTTCCCTCTATGCTGTTTCTAATGTGTGTGAAGAATACATCGTGAAGAAGCTGAGCAGACAGGAGTTTTTAGGAATGGTGGGCTTGTTTGGAACAATTATCAGTGGCATACAGCT ATTGATTGTGGAGTATAAGGATATTGCCAGCATTCAGTGGGACTGGAAAGTTG cCCTGCTGTTTGTAGCATTTGCCCTCTGTATGTTTTGCCTGTACAGCTTCATGCCACTGGTGATTAAAGTCACTAGTGCCACTTCTGTCAACCTGGGCATCCTGACAGCTGACCTCTACAGTCTTTTTTTTGGACTCTTTCTGTTTGGCTATAAG attttagatCCCAAAATAAAACCTTCTCATCTCCTTGACAAGAATTTCTTTGGACACTCACTCCAGGCAAATAGCAT TTTTCAGGACTCTACATCCTGTCCTTCACTGTCATCATGGTGGGGTTCATTCTGTACTGCTCCACCCCGACGCGCACAGCAGAGCTGGCTGAAAGCAGCGTGCCACCAGTCACCAGCATTGGAATCGACAACCTGGGACTGA
- the SLC35F2 gene encoding solute carrier family 35 member F2 isoform X2, whose translation MEAASPAGPGGPQPHAPGVVGASFSLLRRIRGKLFTWDILKTVALGQMLSLCICGTAVTSQYLAARYKVNTPMLQSFINYCLLFLIYTVMLAFQSGSDNLFYILKKKWWKYILLGLADVEANYLIVRAYQYTTLTSVQLLDCFGIPVLMALSWFILYARYRVVHFIAVAVCLLGVGTMVGADILAGREDNSGSNVLIGDILVLLGASLYAVSNVCEEYIVKKLSRQEFLGMVGLFGTIISGIQLLIVEYKDIASIQWDWKVALLFVAFALCMFCLYSFMPLVIKVTSATSVNLGILTADLYSLFFGLFLFGYKFSGLYILSFTVIMVGFILYCSTPTRTAELAESSVPPVTSIGIDNLGLKLEENLQETHSVAL comes from the exons GGATATTCTGAAGACAGTTGCCCTGGGCCAGATGCTGTCCTTGTGTATATGTGGCACAGCTGTCACCAGCCAGTATCTGGCAGCAAGATACAAAGTGAATACCCCCATGCTTCAGAGCTTTATCAACTACTGCTTACTGTTTCTAATTTATACAGTGATGCTGGCATTTCAATCAG GTAGTGATAACCTTTTCTACATCTTAAAGAAGAAATGGTGGAAGTACATCCTGCTTGGACTAGCAGATGTAGAAGCTAATTACCTGATTGTCAGAGCATACCAGTACACAACTCTAACCAGTGTCCAG CTTTTGGATTGCTTTGGGATTCCTGTGTTGATGGCCCTCTCGTGGTTTATTCTTTATGCGAGATACAGAGTGGTCCACTTCATCGCCGTGGCTGTCTGTCTGTTGGGCGTAGGAACCATGGTTGGTGCAGACATCTTAGCAGGGAGGGAAGACAATTCAG GTAGTAATGTACTGATTGGTGACATCTTGGTCCTTCTTGGGGCTTCCCTCTATGCTGTTTCTAATGTGTGTGAAGAATACATCGTGAAGAAGCTGAGCAGACAGGAGTTTTTAGGAATGGTGGGCTTGTTTGGAACAATTATCAGTGGCATACAGCT ATTGATTGTGGAGTATAAGGATATTGCCAGCATTCAGTGGGACTGGAAAGTTG cCCTGCTGTTTGTAGCATTTGCCCTCTGTATGTTTTGCCTGTACAGCTTCATGCCACTGGTGATTAAAGTCACTAGTGCCACTTCTGTCAACCTGGGCATCCTGACAGCTGACCTCTACAGTCTTTTTTTTGGACTCTTTCTGTTTGGCTATAAG TTTTCAGGACTCTACATCCTGTCCTTCACTGTCATCATGGTGGGGTTCATTCTGTACTGCTCCACCCCGACGCGCACAGCAGAGCTGGCTGAAAGCAGCGTGCCACCAGTCACCAGCATTGGAATCGACAACCTGGGACTGAAGCTGGAGGAGAACCTCCAGGAGACCCACTCTGTGGCCTTGTAG